One region of Gorilla gorilla gorilla isolate KB3781 chromosome 13, NHGRI_mGorGor1-v2.1_pri, whole genome shotgun sequence genomic DNA includes:
- the NSMF gene encoding NMDA receptor synaptonuclear signaling and neuronal migration factor isoform X5: MGAAASRRRALRSEAMSSVAAKVRAARAFGEYLSQSHPENRNGADHLLADAYSGHDGSPEMQPAPQNKRRLSLVSNGCYEGSLSEEPSIRKPAGEGPQPRVYTISGEPALLPSPEAETIELAVVKGRRQRHPHHHSQPLRASPGGSREDVSRPCQSWAGSRQGSKECPGCAQLAPGPTPRAFGLDQPPLPETSGRRKKLERMYSVDRVSDDIPIRTWFPKENLFSFQTATTTMQANFRKHLRMVGSRRVKAQTFAERRERSFSRSWSDPTPMKADTSHDSRDSSDLQSSHCTLDEAFEDLDWDTEKGLEAVACDTEGFVPPKVMLISSKVPKAEYIPTIIRRDDPSIIPILYDHEHATFEDILEEIERKLNVYHKGAKIWKMLIFCQGGPGHLYLLKNKVATFAKVEKEEDMIHFWKRLSRLMSKVNPEPNVIHIMGCYILGNPNGEKLFQNLRTLMTPYRVTFESPLELSAQGKQMIETYFDFRLYRLWKSRQHSKLLDFDDVL; encoded by the exons ATGGGCGCCGCCGCCTCCAGGAGGAGGGCGCTGAGGAGCGAGGCCATGTCCTCGGTGGCGGCCAAAGTGCG AGCAGCCCGAGCGTTTGGAGAGTACCTGTCCCAGAGTCACCCTGAGAACCGCAACGGCGCAG ATCACCTGCTGGCTGATGCCTACTCTGGCCACGACGGGTCCCCCGAGATGCAGCCGGCCCCCCAGAACAAGCGCCGCCTGTCCCTCGTCTCCAACGGCTGCTACGAGGGCAGCCTCTCAGAGGAGCCCAGCATTAGGAAGCCCGCAGGCGAGGGCCCTCAGCCTCGAGTGTACACCATCTCTGGGGAGCCTGCCCTGCTGCCCAGCCCTGAGGCGGAGACCATTGAGCTGGCGGTGGTGAAGGGGCGGCGGCAGCGGCACCCTCACCATCACAGCCAGCCCCTGCGCGCCAGCCCTGGTGGCAGCCGGGAGGACGTCAGCAGGCCCTGCCAGAGCTGGGCGGGCAGCCGCCAGGGCTCCAAGGAGTGCCCCGGCTGTGCCCAGCTGGCTCCTGGCCCCACCCCTCGGGCCTTTGGGCTGGACCAGCCACCTCTGCCTGAGACCTCCGGTCGCCGCAAGAAGCTGGAGAGGATGTACAGCGTTGACCGTGTGTCTG ACGACATCCCCATTCGTACCTGGTTCCCCAAGGAAAATCTTTTCAGCTTCCAGACAGCAACCACAACTATGCAAGC GAACTTCCGCAAACACCTGCGCATGGTCGGCAGCCGGAGGGTGAAGGCCCAGA CGTTCGCTGAGCGGCGCGAGCGGAGCTTCAGCCGGTCCTGGAGCGACCCCACCCCCATGAAAGCCGACACTTCCCACGACTCCCGAGACA GCAGTGACCTGCAGAGCTCCCACTGCACGCTGGACGAGGCCTTCGAGGACCTGGACTGGGACACTGAGAAGGGCCTGGAGGCTGTGGCCTGCGACACCGAGGGCTTCGTGCCACCAAAGGTCATG CTCATTTCCtccaaggtgcccaaggctgagtaCATCCCCACCATCATCCGCCGGGATGACCCCTCCATCATCCCCATCCTCTAC GACCATGAGCACGCAACCTTCGAGGACATCCTTG AGGAGATAGAGAGGAAGCTGAACGTCTACCACAAGGGAGCCAAGATCTGGAAAATGCTGATTTTCTGCCAG GGAGGTCCTGGACACCTCTATCTCCTCAAGAACAAGGTGGCCACCTTTGCCAAAGTGGAGAAGGAAGAGGACATGATTCA CTTCTGGAAGCGGCTGAGCCGCCTGATGAGCAAAGTGAACCCAGAGCCAAACGTCATCCACATCATGGGCTGCTACATTCTGGGGAACCCCAACGGGGAGAAG CTGTTCCAGAACCTCAGGACCCTCATGACTCCTTATAGGGTCACCTTCGAGTCACCCCTGGAGCTCTCAGCCCAAG GGAAGCAGATGATCGAGACGTACTTTGACTTCCGGTTGTATCGCCTGTGGAAGAGCCGCCAGCACTCGAAGCTGCTGGACTTTGACGACGTCCTGTGA
- the NSMF gene encoding NMDA receptor synaptonuclear signaling and neuronal migration factor isoform X3 translates to MQPAPQNKRRLSLVSNGCYEGSLSEEPSIRKPAGEGPQPRVYTISGEPALLPSPEAETIELAVVKGRRQRHPHHHSQPLRASPGGSREDVSRPCQSWAGSRQGSKECPGCAQLAPGPTPRAFGLDQPPLPETSGRRKKLERMYSVDRVSDDIPIRTWFPKENLFSFQTATTTMQAVFRGYAERKRRKRENDSASVIQRCVWEAFLPVLDVGPWQGPKFGGGEDLLLRWLKDTEQERGLLQAPSPPWGGADRSPALPQRRQAGSSATWAWRLRANFRKHLRMVGSRRVKAQTFAERRERSFSRSWSDPTPMKADTSHDSRDSSDLQSSHCTLDEAFEDLDWDTEKGLEAVACDTEGFVPPKVMLISSKVPKAEYIPTIIRRDDPSIIPILYDHEHATFEDILEEIERKLNVYHKGAKIWKMLIFCQGGPGHLYLLKNKVATFAKVEKEEDMIHFWKRLSRLMSKVNPEPNVIHIMGCYILGNPNGEKLFQNLRTLMTPYRVTFESPLELSAQGKQMIETYFDFRLYRLWKSRQHSKLLDFDDVL, encoded by the exons ATGCAGCCGGCCCCCCAGAACAAGCGCCGCCTGTCCCTCGTCTCCAACGGCTGCTACGAGGGCAGCCTCTCAGAGGAGCCCAGCATTAGGAAGCCCGCAGGCGAGGGCCCTCAGCCTCGAGTGTACACCATCTCTGGGGAGCCTGCCCTGCTGCCCAGCCCTGAGGCGGAGACCATTGAGCTGGCGGTGGTGAAGGGGCGGCGGCAGCGGCACCCTCACCATCACAGCCAGCCCCTGCGCGCCAGCCCTGGTGGCAGCCGGGAGGACGTCAGCAGGCCCTGCCAGAGCTGGGCGGGCAGCCGCCAGGGCTCCAAGGAGTGCCCCGGCTGTGCCCAGCTGGCTCCTGGCCCCACCCCTCGGGCCTTTGGGCTGGACCAGCCACCTCTGCCTGAGACCTCCGGTCGCCGCAAGAAGCTGGAGAGGATGTACAGCGTTGACCGTGTGTCTG ACGACATCCCCATTCGTACCTGGTTCCCCAAGGAAAATCTTTTCAGCTTCCAGACAGCAACCACAACTATGCAAGC GGTGTTCAGGGGCTACGCGGAGAGGAAGCGCCGGAAACGGGAGAATGATTCCGCGTCTGTAATCCAGAG ATGTGTCTGGGAAGCTTTTTTGCCCGTTTTGGATGTTGGGCCTTGGCAGGGTCCAAAGTTTGGTGGAGGAGAGGACCTGCTCCTGAGGTGGCTCAAGGACACAGAGCAGGAGAGGGGGCTCCTGCAGGCCCCCAGCCCGCCATGGGGTGGTGCAGACAGGAGCCCCGCTCTGCCGCAGCGCAGGCAGGCTGGATCCTCTGCCACATGGGCGTGGAGGCTCAGGGC GAACTTCCGCAAACACCTGCGCATGGTCGGCAGCCGGAGGGTGAAGGCCCAGA CGTTCGCTGAGCGGCGCGAGCGGAGCTTCAGCCGGTCCTGGAGCGACCCCACCCCCATGAAAGCCGACACTTCCCACGACTCCCGAGACA GCAGTGACCTGCAGAGCTCCCACTGCACGCTGGACGAGGCCTTCGAGGACCTGGACTGGGACACTGAGAAGGGCCTGGAGGCTGTGGCCTGCGACACCGAGGGCTTCGTGCCACCAAAGGTCATG CTCATTTCCtccaaggtgcccaaggctgagtaCATCCCCACCATCATCCGCCGGGATGACCCCTCCATCATCCCCATCCTCTAC GACCATGAGCACGCAACCTTCGAGGACATCCTTG AGGAGATAGAGAGGAAGCTGAACGTCTACCACAAGGGAGCCAAGATCTGGAAAATGCTGATTTTCTGCCAG GGAGGTCCTGGACACCTCTATCTCCTCAAGAACAAGGTGGCCACCTTTGCCAAAGTGGAGAAGGAAGAGGACATGATTCA CTTCTGGAAGCGGCTGAGCCGCCTGATGAGCAAAGTGAACCCAGAGCCAAACGTCATCCACATCATGGGCTGCTACATTCTGGGGAACCCCAACGGGGAGAAG CTGTTCCAGAACCTCAGGACCCTCATGACTCCTTATAGGGTCACCTTCGAGTCACCCCTGGAGCTCTCAGCCCAAG GGAAGCAGATGATCGAGACGTACTTTGACTTCCGGTTGTATCGCCTGTGGAAGAGCCGCCAGCACTCGAAGCTGCTGGACTTTGACGACGTCCTGTGA
- the NSMF gene encoding NMDA receptor synaptonuclear signaling and neuronal migration factor isoform X6, translating to MGAAASRRRALRSEAMSSVAAKVRAARAFGEYLSQSHPENRNGADHLLADAYSGHDGSPEMQPAPQNKRRLSLVSNGCYEGSLSEEPSIRKPAGEGPQPRVYTISGEPALLPSPEAETIELAVVKGRRQRHPHHHSQPLRASPGGSREDVSRPCQSWAGSRQGSKECPGCAQLAPGPTPRAFGLDQPPLPETSGRRKKLERMYSVDRVSDDIPIRTWFPKENLFSFQTATTTMQAVFRGYAERKRRKRENDSASVIQRNFRKHLRMVGSRRVKAQSSDLQSSHCTLDEAFEDLDWDTEKGLEAVACDTEGFVPPKVMLISSKVPKAEYIPTIIRRDDPSIIPILYDHEHATFEDILEEIERKLNVYHKGAKIWKMLIFCQGGPGHLYLLKNKVATFAKVEKEEDMIHFWKRLSRLMSKVNPEPNVIHIMGCYILGNPNGEKLFQNLRTLMTPYRVTFESPLELSAQGKQMIETYFDFRLYRLWKSRQHSKLLDFDDVL from the exons ATGGGCGCCGCCGCCTCCAGGAGGAGGGCGCTGAGGAGCGAGGCCATGTCCTCGGTGGCGGCCAAAGTGCG AGCAGCCCGAGCGTTTGGAGAGTACCTGTCCCAGAGTCACCCTGAGAACCGCAACGGCGCAG ATCACCTGCTGGCTGATGCCTACTCTGGCCACGACGGGTCCCCCGAGATGCAGCCGGCCCCCCAGAACAAGCGCCGCCTGTCCCTCGTCTCCAACGGCTGCTACGAGGGCAGCCTCTCAGAGGAGCCCAGCATTAGGAAGCCCGCAGGCGAGGGCCCTCAGCCTCGAGTGTACACCATCTCTGGGGAGCCTGCCCTGCTGCCCAGCCCTGAGGCGGAGACCATTGAGCTGGCGGTGGTGAAGGGGCGGCGGCAGCGGCACCCTCACCATCACAGCCAGCCCCTGCGCGCCAGCCCTGGTGGCAGCCGGGAGGACGTCAGCAGGCCCTGCCAGAGCTGGGCGGGCAGCCGCCAGGGCTCCAAGGAGTGCCCCGGCTGTGCCCAGCTGGCTCCTGGCCCCACCCCTCGGGCCTTTGGGCTGGACCAGCCACCTCTGCCTGAGACCTCCGGTCGCCGCAAGAAGCTGGAGAGGATGTACAGCGTTGACCGTGTGTCTG ACGACATCCCCATTCGTACCTGGTTCCCCAAGGAAAATCTTTTCAGCTTCCAGACAGCAACCACAACTATGCAAGC GGTGTTCAGGGGCTACGCGGAGAGGAAGCGCCGGAAACGGGAGAATGATTCCGCGTCTGTAATCCAGAG GAACTTCCGCAAACACCTGCGCATGGTCGGCAGCCGGAGGGTGAAGGCCCAGA GCAGTGACCTGCAGAGCTCCCACTGCACGCTGGACGAGGCCTTCGAGGACCTGGACTGGGACACTGAGAAGGGCCTGGAGGCTGTGGCCTGCGACACCGAGGGCTTCGTGCCACCAAAGGTCATG CTCATTTCCtccaaggtgcccaaggctgagtaCATCCCCACCATCATCCGCCGGGATGACCCCTCCATCATCCCCATCCTCTAC GACCATGAGCACGCAACCTTCGAGGACATCCTTG AGGAGATAGAGAGGAAGCTGAACGTCTACCACAAGGGAGCCAAGATCTGGAAAATGCTGATTTTCTGCCAG GGAGGTCCTGGACACCTCTATCTCCTCAAGAACAAGGTGGCCACCTTTGCCAAAGTGGAGAAGGAAGAGGACATGATTCA CTTCTGGAAGCGGCTGAGCCGCCTGATGAGCAAAGTGAACCCAGAGCCAAACGTCATCCACATCATGGGCTGCTACATTCTGGGGAACCCCAACGGGGAGAAG CTGTTCCAGAACCTCAGGACCCTCATGACTCCTTATAGGGTCACCTTCGAGTCACCCCTGGAGCTCTCAGCCCAAG GGAAGCAGATGATCGAGACGTACTTTGACTTCCGGTTGTATCGCCTGTGGAAGAGCCGCCAGCACTCGAAGCTGCTGGACTTTGACGACGTCCTGTGA
- the NSMF gene encoding NMDA receptor synaptonuclear signaling and neuronal migration factor isoform X2 → MGAAASRRRALRSEAMSSVAAKVRAARAFGEYLSQSHPENRNGADHLLADAYSGHDGSPEMQPAPQNKRRLSLVSNGCYEGSLSEEPSIRKPAGEGPQPRVYTISGEPALLPSPEAETIELAVVKGRRQRHPHHHSQPLRASPGGSREDVSRPCQSWAGSRQGSKECPGCAQLAPGPTPRAFGLDQPPLPETSGRRKKLERMYSVDRVSDDIPIRTWFPKENLFSFQTATTTMQAVFRGYAERKRRKRENDSASVIQRCVWEAFLPVLDVGPWQGPKFGGGEDLLLRWLKDTEQERGLLQAPSPPWGGADRSPALPQRRQAGSSATWAWRLRANFRKHLRMVGSRRVKAQSSDLQSSHCTLDEAFEDLDWDTEKGLEAVACDTEGFVPPKVMLISSKVPKAEYIPTIIRRDDPSIIPILYDHEHATFEDILEEIERKLNVYHKGAKIWKMLIFCQGGPGHLYLLKNKVATFAKVEKEEDMIHFWKRLSRLMSKVNPEPNVIHIMGCYILGNPNGEKLFQNLRTLMTPYRVTFESPLELSAQGKQMIETYFDFRLYRLWKSRQHSKLLDFDDVL, encoded by the exons ATGGGCGCCGCCGCCTCCAGGAGGAGGGCGCTGAGGAGCGAGGCCATGTCCTCGGTGGCGGCCAAAGTGCG AGCAGCCCGAGCGTTTGGAGAGTACCTGTCCCAGAGTCACCCTGAGAACCGCAACGGCGCAG ATCACCTGCTGGCTGATGCCTACTCTGGCCACGACGGGTCCCCCGAGATGCAGCCGGCCCCCCAGAACAAGCGCCGCCTGTCCCTCGTCTCCAACGGCTGCTACGAGGGCAGCCTCTCAGAGGAGCCCAGCATTAGGAAGCCCGCAGGCGAGGGCCCTCAGCCTCGAGTGTACACCATCTCTGGGGAGCCTGCCCTGCTGCCCAGCCCTGAGGCGGAGACCATTGAGCTGGCGGTGGTGAAGGGGCGGCGGCAGCGGCACCCTCACCATCACAGCCAGCCCCTGCGCGCCAGCCCTGGTGGCAGCCGGGAGGACGTCAGCAGGCCCTGCCAGAGCTGGGCGGGCAGCCGCCAGGGCTCCAAGGAGTGCCCCGGCTGTGCCCAGCTGGCTCCTGGCCCCACCCCTCGGGCCTTTGGGCTGGACCAGCCACCTCTGCCTGAGACCTCCGGTCGCCGCAAGAAGCTGGAGAGGATGTACAGCGTTGACCGTGTGTCTG ACGACATCCCCATTCGTACCTGGTTCCCCAAGGAAAATCTTTTCAGCTTCCAGACAGCAACCACAACTATGCAAGC GGTGTTCAGGGGCTACGCGGAGAGGAAGCGCCGGAAACGGGAGAATGATTCCGCGTCTGTAATCCAGAG ATGTGTCTGGGAAGCTTTTTTGCCCGTTTTGGATGTTGGGCCTTGGCAGGGTCCAAAGTTTGGTGGAGGAGAGGACCTGCTCCTGAGGTGGCTCAAGGACACAGAGCAGGAGAGGGGGCTCCTGCAGGCCCCCAGCCCGCCATGGGGTGGTGCAGACAGGAGCCCCGCTCTGCCGCAGCGCAGGCAGGCTGGATCCTCTGCCACATGGGCGTGGAGGCTCAGGGC GAACTTCCGCAAACACCTGCGCATGGTCGGCAGCCGGAGGGTGAAGGCCCAGA GCAGTGACCTGCAGAGCTCCCACTGCACGCTGGACGAGGCCTTCGAGGACCTGGACTGGGACACTGAGAAGGGCCTGGAGGCTGTGGCCTGCGACACCGAGGGCTTCGTGCCACCAAAGGTCATG CTCATTTCCtccaaggtgcccaaggctgagtaCATCCCCACCATCATCCGCCGGGATGACCCCTCCATCATCCCCATCCTCTAC GACCATGAGCACGCAACCTTCGAGGACATCCTTG AGGAGATAGAGAGGAAGCTGAACGTCTACCACAAGGGAGCCAAGATCTGGAAAATGCTGATTTTCTGCCAG GGAGGTCCTGGACACCTCTATCTCCTCAAGAACAAGGTGGCCACCTTTGCCAAAGTGGAGAAGGAAGAGGACATGATTCA CTTCTGGAAGCGGCTGAGCCGCCTGATGAGCAAAGTGAACCCAGAGCCAAACGTCATCCACATCATGGGCTGCTACATTCTGGGGAACCCCAACGGGGAGAAG CTGTTCCAGAACCTCAGGACCCTCATGACTCCTTATAGGGTCACCTTCGAGTCACCCCTGGAGCTCTCAGCCCAAG GGAAGCAGATGATCGAGACGTACTTTGACTTCCGGTTGTATCGCCTGTGGAAGAGCCGCCAGCACTCGAAGCTGCTGGACTTTGACGACGTCCTGTGA
- the NSMF gene encoding NMDA receptor synaptonuclear signaling and neuronal migration factor isoform X4, which produces MGAAASRRRALRSEAMSSVAAKVRAARAFGEYLSQSHPENRNGADHLLADAYSGHDGSPEMQPAPQNKRRLSLVSNGCYEGSLSEEPSIRKPAGEGPQPRVYTISGEPALLPSPEAETIELAVVKGRRQRHPHHHSQPLRASPGGSREDVSRPCQSWAGSRQGSKECPGCAQLAPGPTPRAFGLDQPPLPETSGRRKKLERMYSVDRVSDDIPIRTWFPKENLFSFQTATTTMQAVFRGYAERKRRKRENDSASVIQRNFRKHLRMVGSRRVKAQTFAERRERSFSRSWSDPTPMKADTSHDSRDSSDLQSSHCTLDEAFEDLDWDTEKGLEAVACDTEGFVPPKVMLISSKVPKAEYIPTIIRRDDPSIIPILYDHEHATFEDILEEIERKLNVYHKGAKIWKMLIFCQGGPGHLYLLKNKVATFAKVEKEEDMIHFWKRLSRLMSKVNPEPNVIHIMGCYILGNPNGEKLFQNLRTLMTPYRVTFESPLELSAQGKQMIETYFDFRLYRLWKSRQHSKLLDFDDVL; this is translated from the exons ATGGGCGCCGCCGCCTCCAGGAGGAGGGCGCTGAGGAGCGAGGCCATGTCCTCGGTGGCGGCCAAAGTGCG AGCAGCCCGAGCGTTTGGAGAGTACCTGTCCCAGAGTCACCCTGAGAACCGCAACGGCGCAG ATCACCTGCTGGCTGATGCCTACTCTGGCCACGACGGGTCCCCCGAGATGCAGCCGGCCCCCCAGAACAAGCGCCGCCTGTCCCTCGTCTCCAACGGCTGCTACGAGGGCAGCCTCTCAGAGGAGCCCAGCATTAGGAAGCCCGCAGGCGAGGGCCCTCAGCCTCGAGTGTACACCATCTCTGGGGAGCCTGCCCTGCTGCCCAGCCCTGAGGCGGAGACCATTGAGCTGGCGGTGGTGAAGGGGCGGCGGCAGCGGCACCCTCACCATCACAGCCAGCCCCTGCGCGCCAGCCCTGGTGGCAGCCGGGAGGACGTCAGCAGGCCCTGCCAGAGCTGGGCGGGCAGCCGCCAGGGCTCCAAGGAGTGCCCCGGCTGTGCCCAGCTGGCTCCTGGCCCCACCCCTCGGGCCTTTGGGCTGGACCAGCCACCTCTGCCTGAGACCTCCGGTCGCCGCAAGAAGCTGGAGAGGATGTACAGCGTTGACCGTGTGTCTG ACGACATCCCCATTCGTACCTGGTTCCCCAAGGAAAATCTTTTCAGCTTCCAGACAGCAACCACAACTATGCAAGC GGTGTTCAGGGGCTACGCGGAGAGGAAGCGCCGGAAACGGGAGAATGATTCCGCGTCTGTAATCCAGAG GAACTTCCGCAAACACCTGCGCATGGTCGGCAGCCGGAGGGTGAAGGCCCAGA CGTTCGCTGAGCGGCGCGAGCGGAGCTTCAGCCGGTCCTGGAGCGACCCCACCCCCATGAAAGCCGACACTTCCCACGACTCCCGAGACA GCAGTGACCTGCAGAGCTCCCACTGCACGCTGGACGAGGCCTTCGAGGACCTGGACTGGGACACTGAGAAGGGCCTGGAGGCTGTGGCCTGCGACACCGAGGGCTTCGTGCCACCAAAGGTCATG CTCATTTCCtccaaggtgcccaaggctgagtaCATCCCCACCATCATCCGCCGGGATGACCCCTCCATCATCCCCATCCTCTAC GACCATGAGCACGCAACCTTCGAGGACATCCTTG AGGAGATAGAGAGGAAGCTGAACGTCTACCACAAGGGAGCCAAGATCTGGAAAATGCTGATTTTCTGCCAG GGAGGTCCTGGACACCTCTATCTCCTCAAGAACAAGGTGGCCACCTTTGCCAAAGTGGAGAAGGAAGAGGACATGATTCA CTTCTGGAAGCGGCTGAGCCGCCTGATGAGCAAAGTGAACCCAGAGCCAAACGTCATCCACATCATGGGCTGCTACATTCTGGGGAACCCCAACGGGGAGAAG CTGTTCCAGAACCTCAGGACCCTCATGACTCCTTATAGGGTCACCTTCGAGTCACCCCTGGAGCTCTCAGCCCAAG GGAAGCAGATGATCGAGACGTACTTTGACTTCCGGTTGTATCGCCTGTGGAAGAGCCGCCAGCACTCGAAGCTGCTGGACTTTGACGACGTCCTGTGA
- the NSMF gene encoding NMDA receptor synaptonuclear signaling and neuronal migration factor isoform X7, whose translation MGAAASRRRALRSEAMSSVAAKVRAARAFGEYLSQSHPENRNGADHLLADAYSGHDGSPEMQPAPQNKRRLSLVSNGCYEGSLSEEPSIRKPAGEGPQPRVYTISGEPALLPSPEAETIELAVVKGRRQRHPHHHSQPLRASPGGSREDVSRPCQSWAGSRQGSKECPGCAQLAPGPTPRAFGLDQPPLPETSGRRKKLERMYSVDRVSDDIPIRTWFPKENLFSFQTATTTMQANFRKHLRMVGSRRVKAQSSDLQSSHCTLDEAFEDLDWDTEKGLEAVACDTEGFVPPKVMLISSKVPKAEYIPTIIRRDDPSIIPILYDHEHATFEDILEEIERKLNVYHKGAKIWKMLIFCQGGPGHLYLLKNKVATFAKVEKEEDMIHFWKRLSRLMSKVNPEPNVIHIMGCYILGNPNGEKLFQNLRTLMTPYRVTFESPLELSAQGKQMIETYFDFRLYRLWKSRQHSKLLDFDDVL comes from the exons ATGGGCGCCGCCGCCTCCAGGAGGAGGGCGCTGAGGAGCGAGGCCATGTCCTCGGTGGCGGCCAAAGTGCG AGCAGCCCGAGCGTTTGGAGAGTACCTGTCCCAGAGTCACCCTGAGAACCGCAACGGCGCAG ATCACCTGCTGGCTGATGCCTACTCTGGCCACGACGGGTCCCCCGAGATGCAGCCGGCCCCCCAGAACAAGCGCCGCCTGTCCCTCGTCTCCAACGGCTGCTACGAGGGCAGCCTCTCAGAGGAGCCCAGCATTAGGAAGCCCGCAGGCGAGGGCCCTCAGCCTCGAGTGTACACCATCTCTGGGGAGCCTGCCCTGCTGCCCAGCCCTGAGGCGGAGACCATTGAGCTGGCGGTGGTGAAGGGGCGGCGGCAGCGGCACCCTCACCATCACAGCCAGCCCCTGCGCGCCAGCCCTGGTGGCAGCCGGGAGGACGTCAGCAGGCCCTGCCAGAGCTGGGCGGGCAGCCGCCAGGGCTCCAAGGAGTGCCCCGGCTGTGCCCAGCTGGCTCCTGGCCCCACCCCTCGGGCCTTTGGGCTGGACCAGCCACCTCTGCCTGAGACCTCCGGTCGCCGCAAGAAGCTGGAGAGGATGTACAGCGTTGACCGTGTGTCTG ACGACATCCCCATTCGTACCTGGTTCCCCAAGGAAAATCTTTTCAGCTTCCAGACAGCAACCACAACTATGCAAGC GAACTTCCGCAAACACCTGCGCATGGTCGGCAGCCGGAGGGTGAAGGCCCAGA GCAGTGACCTGCAGAGCTCCCACTGCACGCTGGACGAGGCCTTCGAGGACCTGGACTGGGACACTGAGAAGGGCCTGGAGGCTGTGGCCTGCGACACCGAGGGCTTCGTGCCACCAAAGGTCATG CTCATTTCCtccaaggtgcccaaggctgagtaCATCCCCACCATCATCCGCCGGGATGACCCCTCCATCATCCCCATCCTCTAC GACCATGAGCACGCAACCTTCGAGGACATCCTTG AGGAGATAGAGAGGAAGCTGAACGTCTACCACAAGGGAGCCAAGATCTGGAAAATGCTGATTTTCTGCCAG GGAGGTCCTGGACACCTCTATCTCCTCAAGAACAAGGTGGCCACCTTTGCCAAAGTGGAGAAGGAAGAGGACATGATTCA CTTCTGGAAGCGGCTGAGCCGCCTGATGAGCAAAGTGAACCCAGAGCCAAACGTCATCCACATCATGGGCTGCTACATTCTGGGGAACCCCAACGGGGAGAAG CTGTTCCAGAACCTCAGGACCCTCATGACTCCTTATAGGGTCACCTTCGAGTCACCCCTGGAGCTCTCAGCCCAAG GGAAGCAGATGATCGAGACGTACTTTGACTTCCGGTTGTATCGCCTGTGGAAGAGCCGCCAGCACTCGAAGCTGCTGGACTTTGACGACGTCCTGTGA